In the genome of Neodiprion pinetum isolate iyNeoPine1 chromosome 2, iyNeoPine1.2, whole genome shotgun sequence, one region contains:
- the LOC138190394 gene encoding zinc finger MYM-type protein 1-like, with translation MDKIVVRERKKWPGVATGDPVPEAGSSKSQFSRERPLVESLCENPDSEKENEEIENKKGRGVPQAFRKWQSTYPWLDLNSNSRAICKLCTEATQKKLPLAKNSQTVIGQSTWVEDGFDTWKNAVLRFMKHEKSELHREALTGIANLSKPTVVSSLSHGKKKEMADARIALEKMFNTVNVLARQGLALRGKDNDENSNLIQLLKMRAEDVPQLEAWLKRTSYKWLHHDSVNEILEIMAEDLIQKLLRKIKSVAYFALIADETAEITRVKHVSISTRIVLDDLSIEQIFMGFYATSNTRAETLFKIMKNVLLRFNLNIATLRGQCYDGASNVSGRLTGLQARIHEEEPRALYVHCSAHTTNLVAQDAMEAVKSAINFIGVIKELTNFIRDSALGG, from the exons ATGGATAAGATTGTagtaagagagagaaagaaatggCCAGGTGTGGCAACCGGTGATCCGGTTCCTGAAGCCGGCAGTTCCAAATCTCAATTTTCTAGAGAACGACCGTTGGTCGAGTCCCTGTGTGAAAATCCCGATtcagagaaagaaaatgaggaaatcgaaaataaaaaag GTCGTGGAGTACCACAAGCTTTTCGTAAGTGGCAGAGTACTTATCCATGGCTCGATCTGAATTCAAACAGTAGAGCCATTTGTAAGCTCTGTACTGAGGCAACGCAAAAGAAATTGCCATTAGCGAAGAATAGTCAAACTGTAATTGGTCAAAGTACTTGGGTAGAAGACGGTTTTGACACGTGGAAAAACGCCGTTCTACGGTTCATGAAGCACGAGAAAAGTGAATTGCATCGTGAAGCTTTAACTGGAATAGCCAATTTGAGTAAGCCAACGGTTGTGAGTTCTTTGTCacacggaaagaaaaaagagatgGCTGATGCACGAATAGCTCTTGAAAAGATGTTTAACACTGTCAACGTCTTAGCCAGACAAGGGTTGGCATTGCGAGGAAAGGATAACGATGAAAATTCTAATCTCATCCAACTATTGAAAATGAGAGCCGAAGATGTTCCGCAGCTTGAAGCATGGTTGAAACGGACGAGTTATAAATGGCTGCACCATGATTCTGTCAACGAAATCTTAGAGATAATGGCTGAAGATTTAATTCAGAAACtcttgaggaaaataaaatcggtTGCCTATTTTGCGCTCATAGCAGATGAGACAGCTGAAATTACTAGAGTGAAGCACGTATCCATTTCCACCAGGATTGTCTTGGATGATTTATCAATTGAACAGATCTTCATGGGCTTCTATGCAACGAGTAATACGAGAGCAGAGACACTATTTAAAATTATGAAGAATGTTTTACTTCGCTTCAACTTAAATATTGCCACTCTACGAGGCCAATGCTACGACGGTGCATCCAACGTCAGTGGAAGATTGACTGGGCTACAGGCTCGAATCCACGAAGAAGAACCTCGGGCACTTTACGTGCATTGTTCGGCGCATACAACGAACCTTGTTGCTCAAGATGCCATGGAAGCCGTTAAATCGGCTATAAATTTCATCGGAGTAATCAAGGAGTTAACCAATTTTATTCGGGATTCTGCATTAGGTGGTTGA